In Streptomyces longhuiensis, the following proteins share a genomic window:
- a CDS encoding ABC transporter substrate-binding protein, translating to MARLIRHGRRPIAVLAMSSAMALVLSACGTHPSAGSPSGSADSYKVGFILQLSGAGSVYADHAQAGSKAGFEDVNKHNKAGVRFTSMVADAGADARSANTACSRLIQQQKAQAIVAFIPGPQLLACNALAKRLDIPLVSLSSGAGNICAWNLTSLGLVPNQQTLPAIDELVAEGKKRWYFLGANYSTPKASIETAKEHLTKLGGTVVGTAYEPSGTADFSQDIANIVKARPDVAFLNVIGDDDVALQKQWAADPRTKGITRVDVLLGEGTAKALGAAAEGIWSSSIYFAAIKGNGNDAFKDLAERSGLKGAPDVNAYVSYMQVQALAAAVKQSGADGRDVIKALRHTDIDGPVGALKSMNSFSYQPVYLAQARSDGTFTIRKKSDPIPPKLACQG from the coding sequence ATGGCCCGACTCATCCGACACGGACGGCGACCGATCGCCGTGCTTGCCATGTCGAGCGCCATGGCGCTCGTCCTGTCCGCCTGCGGAACGCACCCGTCGGCCGGTTCGCCGAGCGGCTCCGCCGACTCGTACAAGGTCGGCTTCATCCTGCAACTGTCCGGAGCGGGTTCCGTCTACGCGGACCACGCCCAAGCCGGCAGCAAGGCCGGCTTCGAAGATGTCAACAAGCACAACAAGGCCGGCGTCCGGTTCACCTCCATGGTGGCCGACGCAGGTGCGGACGCACGCAGCGCCAACACCGCCTGCAGCCGGCTCATCCAGCAGCAGAAGGCACAGGCGATCGTCGCCTTCATACCGGGCCCGCAACTGCTGGCCTGCAACGCCCTCGCGAAGCGGCTCGACATCCCGCTGGTGAGCCTGTCGTCCGGTGCAGGCAACATCTGCGCCTGGAACCTCACGAGCCTCGGGCTGGTGCCCAACCAGCAGACACTGCCCGCCATCGACGAACTCGTCGCCGAGGGCAAGAAGAGGTGGTACTTCCTCGGCGCCAACTACTCCACGCCGAAGGCCTCCATCGAGACGGCCAAGGAGCATCTGACCAAGCTGGGCGGCACCGTCGTCGGTACCGCTTACGAGCCCAGCGGCACCGCCGACTTCTCCCAGGACATCGCCAACATCGTCAAGGCCCGCCCCGACGTCGCCTTCCTCAACGTGATCGGTGACGACGACGTCGCCCTTCAGAAGCAGTGGGCGGCCGACCCGCGTACCAAGGGCATCACGCGGGTGGACGTGCTGCTCGGCGAGGGCACCGCCAAGGCCTTGGGCGCCGCCGCCGAGGGAATCTGGTCGTCCAGCATCTACTTCGCCGCCATCAAGGGAAACGGCAACGACGCCTTCAAGGATCTGGCCGAGCGAAGCGGTCTCAAGGGCGCCCCGGACGTCAACGCATACGTGTCGTACATGCAGGTGCAGGCACTCGCCGCCGCGGTCAAGCAGTCCGGGGCCGATGGGCGGGACGTCATCAAGGCGCTCCGGCACACAGACATTGACGGCCCGGTCGGCGCCCTCAAGTCCATGAACTCCTTCAGCTACCAGCCGGTGTACCTGGCGCAGGCACGGTCCGACGGCACCTTCACCATCCGCAAGAAGTCCGACCCGATCCCCCCGAAGCTTGCCTGCCAGGGCTGA
- a CDS encoding branched-chain amino acid ABC transporter permease produces MTLLLDVLTAVGILTIVVLGLAIVLGVLDVINLAHTGFMAVGVYASVITHRAGWPFWTGILTGAAAAAVTGLVVEGLVIRRLYDRPLETILATWGISLIVIQALTLGFGHDNQAVGQPMATATSVAGTPYPTYRLLLILLAAALVVALALLMRFTRVGLTIRMVQSNQHLARALGIRVALIRAVTFVVGCALSGFAGAALGPTQAVTPNYALSLVATGFLAVLLAGGRLSGVVTSCLVLGVVQILFAHWASPVYSSTAVIAVAVVLLRIRPEGLTWRHA; encoded by the coding sequence GTGACGCTCTTGCTCGACGTCCTGACAGCAGTCGGGATCCTCACCATCGTCGTCCTGGGCCTGGCCATCGTGCTGGGCGTACTGGATGTCATCAATCTCGCGCACACCGGCTTCATGGCGGTCGGCGTCTATGCCTCAGTGATCACTCACCGGGCGGGTTGGCCGTTCTGGACCGGCATCCTGACCGGTGCCGCCGCCGCGGCGGTCACCGGGCTCGTCGTTGAAGGCCTGGTCATCCGACGCCTCTACGACCGCCCCCTGGAGACGATTCTCGCCACCTGGGGCATCTCTCTGATCGTCATTCAGGCCCTGACGCTGGGATTCGGACATGACAACCAGGCGGTCGGCCAGCCGATGGCCACGGCGACGTCCGTCGCCGGAACGCCGTACCCGACCTACCGGCTCCTGCTGATCCTGCTGGCAGCCGCGCTGGTCGTGGCGCTGGCACTGCTGATGCGTTTCACCAGGGTCGGCCTGACTATTCGCATGGTGCAGTCCAACCAGCACCTCGCCCGTGCGCTCGGTATCCGGGTCGCGCTCATCCGAGCCGTCACGTTCGTCGTCGGCTGCGCGCTCTCCGGCTTCGCCGGCGCCGCCCTGGGCCCCACCCAGGCAGTCACCCCCAACTACGCGCTCTCCCTGGTGGCCACCGGGTTCCTTGCGGTGCTGCTTGCCGGCGGAAGGCTGTCCGGTGTCGTGACCAGCTGCCTCGTCCTCGGGGTGGTGCAGATTCTCTTTGCGCATTGGGCCAGCCCCGTCTACAGCTCCACGGCGGTCATCGCGGTCGCCGTCGTTCTCCTGCGTATCCGACCCGAGGGGTTGACATGGCGTCACGCCTGA
- a CDS encoding ABC transporter permease subunit, with translation MASRLTFNGRLSATGALVAVLVFVVLGQVVGEYDVSLLTVAFIYGISAVSLDLVWGYVGAPDLGHGLWFGIGALTVGAMTTTTDSTGLVISVQDEPWRYAVSLLLGIAIAAAVAGVVGRFAFSAKGSPFYIAVVTLALTTAATTLYSQFPTVTGGENGLFGFNPLTITTRAWYYLTLAALVLVTAGALILVRSDVGLLLRAVRDNEVRTRYLGYSVENVKTVTFMGGAGLAAFAGGLMALATGLVAADLFTFLFATQMMVWVAVGGRATIIGPVIGAIGLQLLGARLSGSFPTQWSLIQGLLFVLVVVFTPSGILPPLTRAFGRLLRRDARADEREIVPETTAPPPLPDKSPVISVSGLEFGYGSLQVLRGVDLKVQRGELLCVVGPNGAGKSTLVSVLADGNLSARGTVHYDLGAHTVDRRPPAHRLARRGVSRKFQSPQLFESLSAAETVLLARKAGRLPSFWRRSRRIPTSPAVLDVLEAMGLQGRDHEKSTSLAHGLKQGLEIAASVASRPQVLLLDEPTAGLTHNERAVVGTVLQRLARGGMTIILIEHDLDFVNRIADRVVVLHEGRIIEDGTPAEVSNSDVVREAYLGTVA, from the coding sequence ATGGCGTCACGCCTGACCTTCAACGGCCGACTCTCGGCCACCGGCGCACTTGTCGCCGTGCTCGTGTTCGTGGTGCTCGGCCAGGTCGTCGGTGAATACGACGTCAGCCTGCTCACCGTCGCCTTCATCTACGGCATATCCGCCGTCAGCCTCGACCTCGTCTGGGGTTACGTCGGCGCGCCCGACCTAGGACACGGCCTGTGGTTCGGCATCGGCGCCCTCACGGTGGGTGCCATGACCACGACGACCGACAGCACCGGTCTAGTCATCTCGGTACAGGACGAGCCCTGGCGCTACGCCGTTTCCCTGCTCCTCGGCATCGCCATCGCCGCCGCGGTCGCCGGCGTGGTGGGGCGCTTCGCCTTCTCGGCCAAGGGATCCCCGTTCTACATCGCGGTCGTCACCCTGGCCCTGACCACCGCTGCCACCACGCTCTACTCACAATTCCCCACCGTCACCGGTGGCGAGAACGGACTGTTCGGCTTCAACCCCCTCACGATCACCACCCGCGCCTGGTACTACCTCACCCTGGCGGCGCTCGTGCTGGTCACCGCGGGTGCGCTCATCCTGGTCCGCAGCGATGTCGGCCTGCTGCTCCGGGCAGTCAGAGACAACGAGGTTCGCACCCGCTACCTCGGCTACAGCGTGGAGAACGTCAAGACCGTGACGTTCATGGGCGGCGCGGGCCTGGCCGCCTTCGCGGGTGGGCTGATGGCGCTCGCCACCGGACTGGTGGCCGCCGACCTCTTCACCTTCCTGTTCGCCACGCAGATGATGGTGTGGGTGGCGGTCGGCGGACGCGCCACCATCATCGGCCCGGTGATCGGTGCCATCGGCCTGCAACTGCTCGGAGCGCGCCTGTCGGGGAGCTTCCCCACGCAGTGGTCGCTGATCCAGGGCCTGCTGTTCGTGCTCGTCGTGGTGTTCACGCCCAGCGGCATCCTGCCGCCGCTCACCCGCGCGTTCGGTCGGCTGCTGAGACGAGATGCCCGGGCCGACGAGCGCGAGATCGTCCCCGAGACCACCGCACCCCCACCGCTCCCGGACAAGTCACCCGTCATCTCGGTTTCCGGTCTGGAGTTCGGATACGGGAGCCTTCAGGTGCTGCGTGGTGTGGACCTGAAAGTGCAGCGGGGCGAACTGCTCTGTGTCGTCGGCCCGAACGGAGCCGGCAAGTCGACGCTGGTGTCCGTGCTCGCCGATGGCAACCTGTCCGCCAGGGGCACCGTGCACTACGACCTCGGCGCACACACTGTGGACCGCCGTCCCCCGGCCCACCGCCTCGCGCGCCGGGGAGTGAGCCGCAAGTTCCAGTCGCCGCAGCTGTTCGAAAGCCTTTCGGCGGCCGAGACGGTCCTGCTCGCCCGCAAGGCAGGCAGACTGCCTTCCTTCTGGCGACGGAGCCGACGCATCCCCACCTCTCCAGCGGTGCTCGACGTTCTTGAGGCCATGGGCCTGCAGGGGCGGGACCACGAGAAGAGCACGTCGCTGGCACACGGGCTCAAACAGGGACTGGAGATCGCAGCCTCGGTTGCCTCCCGCCCCCAGGTGCTGCTGCTCGACGAACCCACCGCCGGGCTCACCCACAACGAACGGGCCGTCGTGGGAACGGTGTTGCAACGCCTCGCAAGGGGAGGTATGACGATCATCCTCATCGAGCACGACCTGGACTTCGTCAACCGGATCGCCGACCGTGTTGTCGTCCTGCACGAGGGCCGGATCATCGAGGACGGCACTCCCGCCGAGGTCAGCAACTCCGATGTGGTCCGTGAGGCCTACCTCGGGACGGTGGCGTGA
- a CDS encoding ABC transporter ATP-binding protein, giving the protein MKLTAQGIESGYGSATVLRGVDLTVGDGEAVGVVGRNGMGKTTLLETLLGFIRPTAGTVHLGGEDITGRLPERTVGRGVAYGPQDEPVFAALSVEENIVAAKAGRIDLKRRSTVLELFPVLGTRLRQRAGTLSGGEQKMLVLARALLADPTLIVLDEITAGLQPSMVDTVVSALRWERQERGTGILLVEQNIDATLGVCDRVAVMKLGRLVAEEPAAEEAREHLLRLLAP; this is encoded by the coding sequence ATGAAGCTGACGGCACAGGGCATCGAATCCGGCTACGGATCCGCCACCGTCCTGAGGGGGGTGGACCTCACCGTGGGTGACGGCGAGGCCGTCGGAGTCGTCGGCCGCAACGGCATGGGCAAGACAACGCTGCTCGAGACGCTCCTCGGCTTCATCCGGCCGACCGCGGGCACCGTGCATCTCGGCGGGGAGGACATCACCGGCCGGCTGCCGGAACGGACCGTGGGCCGAGGCGTGGCCTATGGCCCGCAGGACGAGCCGGTGTTCGCGGCGCTGAGCGTCGAGGAGAACATCGTCGCCGCCAAGGCCGGGCGCATCGACCTCAAGCGGCGATCGACCGTCCTCGAACTCTTCCCTGTCCTGGGCACCCGTCTGCGTCAGCGCGCCGGCACCCTGTCCGGGGGCGAGCAGAAGATGCTCGTTCTTGCCCGCGCCCTGCTTGCCGACCCCACGCTCATCGTCCTGGACGAGATCACCGCGGGCCTGCAGCCGTCGATGGTGGACACCGTGGTCAGCGCCCTGCGCTGGGAACGCCAGGAACGCGGCACCGGCATCCTGCTCGTCGAGCAGAACATCGACGCGACCCTGGGAGTGTGCGACCGGGTCGCGGTCATGAAGCTCGGCCGCCTGGTGGCCGAGGAACCCGCCGCAGAGGAGGCTCGGGAGCACTTGCTTCGCCTGCTGGCACCGTGA
- a CDS encoding cytochrome P450: MNHSPRNNRSSADESRRDAHDFDPVRPGETFTSAHEEFAGLRARCPIARSQEYGGFWALLGYDDVLSVITDIEHFTTSQQNAIPKFAFTGVRPPLHLDPPDHMAYRRVINKFFTPPKMRDLAPKVRSAAVELLAPLIDRGWTDVCKDYAHQFPAHVFAHFFNLSVETSTLIKQVSGTYVDAIQVLDHETVKKLSRRLYEIAQSVIDERRAHPHDPEEDLTAALLAAEYQGAPLPADMVLGCVRQLIVTGMVAPSVFIGNMFVHLSQDQELQDHLRDRPEDIPAAVEEFLRLYSPYRGMARTAREDVRLGGQLIRKDDPVALVYTSANRDHRVFPDGDAFVLHRPNIARHISFGRGTHSCPGAPLARMMMITTLEEALTRCAGFQLAGSPEMAIWAEWGTRSVPLDFVRA; the protein is encoded by the coding sequence GTGAACCACAGCCCCCGCAACAACCGTTCAAGCGCCGACGAGAGCCGCCGCGACGCCCACGACTTCGATCCCGTGCGGCCAGGCGAGACCTTCACCAGCGCCCACGAGGAGTTCGCCGGACTGCGGGCCCGCTGCCCGATCGCCCGCAGCCAGGAGTACGGCGGGTTCTGGGCGCTGCTGGGCTACGACGACGTGCTCTCGGTGATCACGGACATCGAGCACTTCACGACGTCACAACAGAACGCAATACCGAAGTTCGCGTTCACCGGGGTGCGGCCACCGCTGCATCTCGACCCGCCGGACCACATGGCGTACCGGCGCGTCATCAACAAGTTCTTCACCCCGCCGAAGATGCGTGACCTTGCCCCCAAGGTCCGCTCCGCAGCAGTCGAACTCCTCGCCCCGCTCATCGACCGGGGCTGGACGGACGTGTGCAAGGACTACGCGCACCAGTTCCCCGCCCACGTCTTCGCCCACTTCTTCAACCTGTCCGTCGAGACCTCGACCCTGATCAAGCAAGTCAGCGGCACCTACGTCGACGCCATCCAGGTCCTCGACCACGAGACGGTGAAGAAGCTCAGCCGACGGCTGTACGAGATCGCCCAGTCAGTCATCGACGAGCGACGGGCCCATCCGCACGATCCCGAAGAGGATCTCACCGCTGCGCTGCTCGCCGCCGAATACCAGGGCGCGCCACTGCCCGCCGACATGGTGCTCGGCTGCGTCCGGCAGCTCATCGTCACCGGGATGGTGGCGCCCAGTGTCTTCATCGGCAACATGTTCGTGCACCTGAGCCAAGACCAGGAGCTGCAGGATCACCTGCGCGACCGGCCGGAGGACATTCCCGCCGCGGTGGAGGAGTTCCTTCGGCTCTATTCGCCCTACCGGGGCATGGCCCGCACAGCGCGTGAGGACGTGAGGCTGGGCGGGCAGCTCATTCGCAAGGACGACCCCGTGGCGCTCGTCTACACCTCGGCGAACCGGGACCACCGAGTGTTCCCCGACGGGGACGCCTTCGTCCTGCACCGGCCCAACATCGCCAGGCACATCTCTTTCGGCCGAGGCACGCACAGCTGCCCCGGAGCGCCCCTCGCCCGGATGATGATGATCACGACACTGGAAGAGGCCCTCACTCGCTGCGCCGGCTTCCAACTCGCCGGATCTCCCGAAATGGCCATATGGGCCGAGTGGGGTACCCGTTCCGTTCCGCTGGATTTCGTCCGCGCCTGA
- a CDS encoding MarR family winged helix-turn-helix transcriptional regulator: MQSTHRNLPQLLGDARRWFEEGLLAAMEAGGATPVSPTQAQLFAVLDDEGTTVSELARRMGVTRQTAHQAVHGLIAAGLLEQVPDPASARQRLIRRTPDGERAHRQAGVILERLEEQLAERIGRGAVDALRTALEAQWGQPPSPGSD, encoded by the coding sequence ATGCAATCCACCCACCGCAACCTCCCCCAACTGCTCGGTGACGCCCGGCGCTGGTTCGAAGAAGGGCTGCTGGCGGCCATGGAAGCGGGCGGCGCCACGCCGGTGTCCCCGACACAGGCGCAGCTCTTCGCCGTACTGGACGACGAGGGCACCACGGTCTCGGAGCTGGCGCGGCGCATGGGCGTGACCCGGCAGACCGCACACCAGGCCGTGCACGGCCTGATCGCCGCCGGACTGCTCGAACAGGTTCCCGACCCCGCCTCCGCCCGGCAGCGCCTGATCCGGCGTACCCCGGATGGGGAACGCGCGCACCGCCAGGCCGGCGTCATCCTTGAACGGCTGGAAGAGCAGCTCGCCGAACGGATCGGCCGGGGGGCGGTCGATGCCCTGCGGACGGCGCTGGAGGCGCAGTGGGGCCAGCCACCCTCCCCCGGATCAGATTGA
- a CDS encoding quercetin 2,3-dioxygenase, with amino-acid sequence MTIEYATRYRRASRISAEVGKPYFIEKGEGDRAHLFGDLVTIYAGGEQTENTFNFFTVEGPKGDLIPAHLHSDTHEVFYIAAGAVRLFVEDTEGNQQEKLLTPGDFGFVPKNCPHSYRMERHHSQVVGVAAGPGGTFERFFENLGAPAEQLGLPTEPVIPEPGKFVSIPEQYDVRFLPDHQWRIR; translated from the coding sequence ATGACCATCGAGTACGCCACCCGATACCGGCGGGCCTCGCGCATATCCGCCGAGGTGGGCAAGCCCTACTTCATCGAGAAGGGCGAGGGCGACCGCGCCCACCTGTTCGGCGACCTGGTCACCATCTACGCGGGCGGTGAGCAGACCGAGAACACCTTCAACTTCTTCACCGTCGAAGGCCCCAAGGGCGACCTCATCCCGGCCCACCTGCACTCGGACACCCATGAGGTCTTCTACATCGCCGCCGGCGCGGTCCGGCTGTTCGTCGAGGACACGGAGGGCAACCAGCAGGAGAAGCTGCTCACCCCCGGCGACTTCGGCTTCGTGCCCAAGAACTGCCCGCACTCCTACCGTATGGAGCGCCACCACAGCCAGGTCGTCGGCGTCGCCGCCGGCCCCGGGGGCACTTTCGAGCGGTTCTTCGAAAACCTCGGCGCCCCCGCCGAGCAACTCGGCCTGCCCACCGAGCCGGTCATCCCGGAACCCGGCAAGTTCGTGAGCATCCCCGAGCAGTACGACGTGCGTTTCCTGCCGGACCACCAGTGGCGGATCCGATGA
- a CDS encoding alpha/beta hydrolase, which produces MTAAETSVRERIVAPHPDRSPLPPADEREPGVREMRGVPYGVVEGSRPLELDLWLPKADQAGPVPLVLFVHGGAWRRGRRDDMGPCMRSWIPGPFARIASAGFAVACADYRLSGEATFPGALDDLRAALRWLTLRSAELDIDTERTVVWGESAGGHLASLLALTHTDPSPAGAVIWYAPSDLTTARGCFAPEDAATPEALMLGAAPATVPQRARAASPLAQVRPGAPPFLLVHGDEDTLVACSHSESLAGALEQAGVPARLWKVTGADHGWHRLPDAQVEEIFNRSLAFARHLVTSSPRHREGEWSVKAKGCLVNDLRCGRGVLGGGGDRSPVTRG; this is translated from the coding sequence ATGACGGCAGCCGAAACCTCGGTGCGGGAACGGATCGTCGCGCCCCACCCGGACCGCTCCCCCTTGCCGCCCGCCGATGAGAGGGAGCCCGGCGTACGCGAGATGCGCGGCGTGCCCTACGGCGTCGTCGAGGGCAGCCGTCCGCTGGAGCTGGACCTGTGGTTGCCAAAGGCCGACCAGGCGGGGCCTGTTCCGCTGGTGCTGTTCGTGCACGGCGGCGCCTGGCGCCGGGGACGACGCGATGACATGGGCCCGTGCATGCGTTCCTGGATCCCGGGGCCTTTCGCGCGCATCGCGTCTGCGGGCTTCGCCGTGGCCTGTGCCGACTACCGGCTCAGCGGCGAGGCCACGTTCCCGGGCGCGCTCGACGACCTGCGCGCCGCGCTGCGCTGGCTCACCCTGCGCTCCGCGGAACTGGACATCGACACTGAACGGACGGTGGTGTGGGGAGAGTCCGCCGGCGGACACCTCGCCTCACTCCTCGCCCTGACACACACCGACCCGTCACCGGCCGGTGCGGTGATCTGGTACGCCCCGAGCGACCTGACCACTGCACGGGGCTGCTTCGCTCCCGAAGACGCCGCCACGCCCGAGGCCCTGATGCTCGGCGCGGCCCCGGCCACGGTCCCGCAGCGCGCCCGCGCGGCCAGCCCTCTCGCCCAGGTCCGCCCCGGTGCGCCACCGTTCCTTCTCGTTCACGGCGACGAGGACACCTTGGTGGCCTGCTCCCACAGCGAATCCCTCGCCGGGGCGCTGGAGCAGGCCGGGGTGCCGGCCCGGCTGTGGAAGGTCACGGGCGCCGACCACGGCTGGCACCGGCTGCCTGATGCCCAAGTCGAGGAAATCTTCAACCGATCCCTGGCCTTCGCTCGCCACCTCGTCACCTCGTCACCTCGTCACCGGGAGGGTGAGTGGAGTGTGAAGGCCAAGGGCTGTCTCGTAAATGATCTCCGGTGCGGTCGGGGTGTGCTCGGTGGCGGTGGTGACCGCTCGCCTGTCACGCGAGGTTGA
- a CDS encoding TetR/AcrR family transcriptional regulator has product MTDQHDRPAPYKEPQQARSAATLARVLRAAEEIASSAGLEEMTISGVAERAGVSVGTIYRRFEDKEQLINALTERMLDRREEYMAEQLRKAQPSLSGVMDAYAHTLLQSFADSSNLFPELLRARGAKPSDRGGRTITEIHRLLLEAAAPYADEIRRSDPEAALDTAARAVLGACFHNSVRPDPATGEAAQSRYADELSDMAIAYLLTPDRRDTSRA; this is encoded by the coding sequence ATGACCGACCAGCACGACCGCCCGGCGCCGTACAAGGAGCCCCAGCAGGCGCGCAGCGCCGCGACGCTGGCCCGCGTACTGCGCGCGGCTGAGGAAATCGCCTCCTCAGCCGGCCTGGAGGAGATGACGATCTCCGGCGTCGCGGAACGCGCCGGCGTCTCGGTCGGCACGATCTACCGCCGCTTCGAGGACAAAGAGCAGCTGATCAACGCCCTCACGGAGCGGATGCTGGACCGGCGCGAGGAGTACATGGCCGAGCAACTCCGCAAGGCACAGCCGTCGCTCTCCGGCGTCATGGACGCCTACGCGCACACCCTGTTGCAGTCCTTCGCCGACAGCAGCAACCTCTTCCCCGAACTACTGCGCGCGCGAGGTGCCAAGCCCTCGGACCGTGGGGGTCGCACCATCACCGAGATCCACCGACTCCTGCTCGAAGCCGCAGCCCCTTACGCGGACGAGATCCGTCGCTCCGATCCGGAGGCAGCGCTGGACACTGCGGCCCGAGCCGTCCTCGGCGCCTGCTTCCACAACTCCGTACGCCCCGACCCGGCCACCGGCGAGGCGGCACAAAGTCGCTACGCGGACGAGCTCAGCGACATGGCCATCGCCTACCTCCTCACACCCGACCGACGGGACACCAGCCGCGCCTGA
- a CDS encoding arsenate reductase ArsC — translation MPSSPLASVLFVCVHNAGRSQMAAGFLTDLAGDRIEVRSAGSIPGDQVNPAAVEAMKEVGVDISDQKPKILTTEAVQASDYVITMGCGDACPIFPGKKYLDWALEDPAGKGVDSVRPIRDQIKTHIEGLIAEIDAKQEA, via the coding sequence ATGCCCTCCTCCCCGCTCGCCTCCGTCCTGTTCGTCTGCGTCCACAACGCCGGACGCTCGCAGATGGCCGCCGGATTCCTCACCGACCTCGCGGGCGACCGGATCGAGGTCCGCTCCGCCGGCTCGATCCCCGGCGACCAGGTCAACCCCGCCGCGGTCGAGGCCATGAAGGAGGTCGGCGTCGACATCTCCGACCAGAAGCCGAAGATCCTCACCACCGAGGCCGTCCAGGCATCCGACTACGTCATCACCATGGGCTGCGGCGACGCCTGCCCGATCTTCCCCGGCAAGAAATACCTCGACTGGGCCCTCGAGGACCCGGCGGGCAAGGGCGTCGACTCCGTGCGCCCGATCCGCGATCAGATCAAGACCCACATCGAGGGCCTGATCGCCGAGATCGACGCGAAGCAGGAGGCATGA
- a CDS encoding low molecular weight phosphatase family protein: protein MSPSRVLPDERLATGAARLVTSHRGRFSTETVQKVITDSYERLAATARVTTHLVVLTERLTAERLDALAHTEGSPDSGLPRVLFVCSRNAGRSQLAAALLAHRAQGHVTVSSAGTHPAAAIEPAVAQVLTEAGVPSGETAFPKPLTDEVVQAADIVITMGCGDACPVVDGRRYLDWPVAALEGAPIAVVRTIHDAIDAHITELLDSLPITA from the coding sequence ATGTCCCCGTCCCGCGTCCTGCCCGATGAGCGTCTCGCCACAGGCGCCGCACGCCTGGTCACCTCGCACCGCGGCCGCTTCTCCACGGAGACCGTGCAGAAGGTCATCACCGACTCCTACGAGCGCCTGGCCGCGACCGCCCGCGTCACCACGCACCTGGTCGTCCTGACAGAGCGCCTGACGGCCGAACGCCTGGACGCACTCGCACACACCGAGGGATCGCCGGACAGCGGACTGCCCCGGGTGCTGTTCGTCTGCAGCCGCAACGCCGGACGCTCACAGCTCGCCGCGGCCCTGCTCGCCCACCGCGCCCAGGGACATGTGACGGTGTCGTCCGCCGGCACCCATCCCGCCGCGGCCATCGAGCCGGCGGTGGCCCAGGTCCTCACCGAAGCAGGCGTCCCGTCCGGGGAGACCGCCTTCCCCAAGCCGCTGACCGACGAGGTGGTCCAAGCCGCCGACATCGTGATCACGATGGGCTGCGGCGACGCCTGCCCTGTCGTGGACGGCCGCCGCTACCTGGACTGGCCCGTCGCCGCCCTCGAAGGCGCCCCGATCGCCGTCGTACGCACCATTCACGACGCGATCGACGCGCACATCACCGAACTGCTCGACTCGCTGCCGATCACCGCCTGA
- a CDS encoding ArsR/SmtB family transcription factor, which yields MLTSVDTDVIRVLGDPLRLKIVTLLAQETLCTTHLVEETGAKQTNLSNHLKVLREAGLVETEPCGRFTYYKLCPEVLAGLSEQFAELAASARTAAGNKRAC from the coding sequence ATGCTGACTTCAGTCGACACTGATGTGATCCGGGTCCTGGGCGACCCGCTCCGCCTGAAAATCGTCACTCTGCTCGCCCAAGAGACGCTCTGTACGACGCACCTGGTGGAGGAGACCGGAGCCAAGCAGACCAACCTCTCCAACCACCTGAAGGTGCTGCGCGAGGCCGGCCTGGTGGAGACGGAGCCGTGCGGCCGCTTCACTTACTACAAGCTGTGCCCCGAGGTCCTGGCCGGCTTGTCAGAGCAGTTCGCCGAGCTCGCCGCGTCGGCCCGTACCGCCGCCGGCAACAAGAGGGCCTGCTGA